The Gasterosteus aculeatus chromosome 17, fGasAcu3.hap1.1, whole genome shotgun sequence genome includes a window with the following:
- the snrpc gene encoding U1 small nuclear ribonucleoprotein C yields MPKFYCDYCDTYLTHDSPSVRKTHCSGRKHKENVKDYYQKWMEEQAQSLIDKTTAAFQQGKIPPTPFPGGPPPGGPPRPGMLPTPPMGGPPMMPMMGPPPHGMMPGGPGGMRPPMGGPMQMMPGPPHMMRHPRPMMMPVRPGMMRPDR; encoded by the exons ATGCCTAA GTTTTACTGTGATTACTGTGACACCTACCTCACCCATGATTCG CCGTCAGTGAGGAAGACCCACTGCAGTGGTCGAAAGCACAAGGAAAATGTGAAAGACTACTACCAGAAGTGGATGGAGGAGCAGGCTCAGAGCCTCATCGATAAAACGA CGGCTGCATTTCAACAGGGGAAGATTCCGCCCACACCGTTCCCTGGCGGTCCTCCCCCAG GTGGTCCTCCTCGTCCAGGCATGCTACCAACGCCCCCTATGGGAGGTCCTCCTATGATGCCCATGATGGGGCCCCCCCCACATGGAATGATGCCCGGTGGACCCG GAGGCATGAGGCCGCCGATGGGAGGACCCATGCAGATGATGCCGGGACCGCCACACATGATGCGTCACCCTCGGCCGATGATGATGCCAGTGAGGCCGGGCATGATGCGGCCGGACAGATAA